The Pseudomonas sp. DG56-2 genome contains a region encoding:
- a CDS encoding alkaline phosphatase family protein has product MKHNVILVLLDGLNYQVAHHAMGHLHAYVEADRAALYRVECELPALSRPLYECILTGVAPIDSGIVHNNVTRLSQQRSIFHYAREAGLGTAAAAYHWVSELYNRSPFDPLRDRHTHSPKLPIQHGLFYYADHYPDSHLFADAEYLRRRHAPNFLLAHPMSIDDAGHRHGLDSSQYRNSARSADILLADYLHTWLQEGYQVLVTADHGMNNDRSHNGLLVEEREVPLFVFGEAFSLDPAAKPLQTELCGTICELLGVAHDKPVCRELLK; this is encoded by the coding sequence ATGAAACACAACGTCATCCTGGTCCTGCTCGATGGTCTGAACTACCAGGTAGCCCACCACGCCATGGGTCACCTGCACGCCTATGTCGAGGCTGACCGCGCCGCCTTGTATCGGGTCGAATGCGAACTGCCAGCCCTGTCGCGGCCACTGTACGAATGCATCCTCACCGGCGTAGCGCCAATCGACAGCGGCATCGTGCATAACAACGTCACCCGCCTGTCGCAGCAACGCAGCATCTTCCACTACGCCCGCGAAGCCGGCCTGGGCACTGCGGCGGCGGCCTATCACTGGGTCAGCGAGCTGTACAACCGCTCACCGTTCGATCCGCTGCGCGATCGTCACACCCATTCGCCCAAGCTGCCCATCCAGCACGGGCTGTTCTACTACGCCGACCACTACCCGGACTCGCATCTGTTCGCCGATGCCGAATACCTGCGCCGCCGCCACGCACCGAACTTTCTCCTCGCCCATCCGATGAGCATCGATGACGCCGGCCACCGCCACGGCCTGGACAGCAGCCAGTATCGCAACAGTGCGCGCAGTGCCGACATTCTTCTGGCCGACTACCTGCACACATGGCTGCAGGAGGGTTATCAGGTGCTGGTGACTGCCGACCACGGCATGAACAACGACCGCTCGCACAACGGCCTGCTGGTCGAGGAACGCGAGGTCCCACTGTTCGTGTTTGGCGAAGCGTTCAGCCTTGATCCGGCGGCCAAGCCGTTGCAGACCGAATTGTGCGGCACCATTTGCGAGTTACTGGGTGTCGCGCATGACAAGCCTGTGTGCCGGGAGCTGCTCAAGTGA
- a CDS encoding M18 family aminopeptidase, whose translation MREALNQGLIDFLKASPTPFHATAALAQRLEAAGYQRLDERDSWATVAGGRYYLTRNDSSIIAFKLGRHSPLLDGIRLVGAHTDSPCLRVKPQPELQRHGFWQLGVEVYGGALLAPWFDRDLSLAGRVTFRRDGKVESQLVDFKLPIAVIPNLAIHLNRTANEGWAINPQTELPPILAQVAGDERVDFRALLTDQLAREHDLNADVVLDYELSFYDTQSAALVGLHGEFIAGARLDNLLSCYAGLQALLNADSEETCVLVCNDHEEVGSCSACGADGPMLEQTLRRLMPDGDDFVRAIQRSLLVSADNAHGVHPNYADKHDGNHGPKLNAGPVIKVNNNQRYATNSETAGFFRHLCMAEEVPVQSFVVRSDMGCGSTIGPITASHLGVRTVDIGLPTFAMHSIRELCGSQDLAHLVKVLTAFYRSRDLP comes from the coding sequence ATGCGCGAAGCACTGAATCAAGGCCTGATCGACTTTCTCAAGGCCTCCCCCACCCCCTTTCATGCCACCGCGGCCTTGGCCCAGCGCCTTGAAGCTGCCGGTTACCAGCGCCTGGACGAGCGCGATAGCTGGGCTACCGTGGCCGGCGGTCGTTATTACCTGACCCGCAACGATTCTTCGATTATCGCCTTCAAGCTCGGTCGTCACTCGCCGCTGCTCGACGGCATTCGCCTGGTGGGTGCGCACACCGACAGCCCGTGCCTGCGGGTCAAGCCACAACCCGAACTGCAGCGCCACGGCTTCTGGCAGTTGGGCGTGGAAGTCTACGGTGGCGCCCTGCTCGCGCCCTGGTTCGACCGCGACCTGTCCCTGGCCGGACGCGTAACGTTCCGGCGCGACGGCAAGGTCGAAAGTCAGTTGGTTGACTTCAAGCTGCCGATTGCAGTCATTCCAAACCTGGCGATCCACCTCAATCGCACCGCCAACGAAGGCTGGGCGATCAACCCGCAGACCGAACTGCCACCGATCCTGGCCCAGGTTGCAGGCGACGAGCGCGTCGACTTCCGCGCCCTGCTCACCGACCAACTGGCCCGCGAGCATGATCTGAACGCCGATGTGGTGCTGGACTACGAGCTGAGTTTCTACGACACCCAGAGCGCAGCCCTGGTTGGCCTGCACGGTGAGTTCATCGCCGGTGCGCGCCTGGACAACCTGTTGTCCTGCTACGCCGGCTTGCAGGCTTTGCTCAACGCCGACAGCGAGGAAACTTGCGTACTGGTGTGCAACGACCATGAAGAAGTCGGCTCCTGCTCGGCCTGCGGCGCCGATGGCCCGATGCTGGAACAGACCCTGCGCCGCCTGATGCCCGATGGCGACGACTTCGTGCGCGCCATCCAGCGCTCGCTGCTGGTCTCGGCCGACAACGCTCACGGCGTCCACCCCAACTATGCCGACAAGCACGATGGCAACCATGGCCCGAAACTCAATGCCGGCCCGGTCATCAAGGTCAACAACAACCAGCGCTACGCGACCAACAGCGAGACCGCGGGTTTCTTCCGCCATTTGTGCATGGCCGAAGAGGTGCCGGTGCAAAGTTTTGTCGTGCGCAGCGACATGGGGTGTGGCTCGACCATCGGCCCGATCACCGCCAGCCACCTGGGTGTACGTACCGTGGATATCGGCTTGCCGACCTTTGCCATGCACTCGATTCGTGAACTCTGCGGCAGTCAGGACCTGGCCCATCTGGTAAAGGTACTCACTGCTTTCTACCGCAGTCGCGACCTTCCATAG
- a CDS encoding NAD(P)H-quinone oxidoreductase, whose amino-acid sequence MKALQGVDGHVEWVATTSPACDIGQVRIRVAAAGLNRADLLQRAGLYPPPPGASEFLGLECSGVITEVGAGSSWQVGDRVCALLAGGGMAEEVVVDARHVLPVPEGLSLHEAAAIPEVYATAWLNLFQLAGLKPGEKVLLHAGASGVGSAAIQLCKAFGSPCWVSVGSAERLAYCEALGASAGVVRGDDLNSLSDFGPFDVILDPVGANYAELNLKLLARDGRWVIIGLMGGRKAELDLAQLLVKRVQVTGSTLRTRDDQFKAELLSDLGQQVWPLFTEGRLKPQLAKAFPIKDAEAAFAELASNQVSGKLVLVIDESLA is encoded by the coding sequence GTGAAGGCATTGCAAGGCGTTGACGGACATGTGGAGTGGGTTGCGACGACAAGTCCAGCTTGCGATATCGGTCAAGTACGAATTCGTGTGGCTGCTGCTGGCCTCAATCGTGCCGATCTGCTGCAACGTGCAGGGCTTTATCCACCACCCCCTGGGGCCAGTGAATTTCTTGGCCTGGAATGCTCGGGGGTGATCACTGAAGTGGGCGCAGGTTCGTCCTGGCAGGTCGGTGACCGCGTCTGTGCGCTGCTGGCGGGCGGCGGCATGGCTGAAGAAGTGGTGGTGGATGCCCGTCATGTGCTGCCGGTGCCGGAAGGTTTGAGCCTGCACGAAGCCGCGGCGATTCCCGAGGTGTACGCCACTGCCTGGCTCAATCTGTTCCAGTTGGCTGGACTCAAACCGGGCGAGAAGGTGTTGTTGCATGCGGGCGCCAGTGGCGTCGGCTCGGCCGCTATTCAACTGTGCAAAGCCTTCGGTAGCCCGTGCTGGGTGAGCGTCGGTTCGGCCGAGCGCCTGGCCTACTGCGAAGCGCTGGGGGCCAGCGCCGGGGTGGTGCGCGGTGATGACCTGAACAGCCTGAGTGATTTCGGGCCGTTCGATGTGATTCTTGACCCGGTCGGGGCCAACTACGCCGAGCTGAACCTCAAACTGCTGGCCCGGGATGGACGCTGGGTGATCATTGGTTTGATGGGCGGGCGCAAGGCCGAGCTGGATCTGGCGCAATTGCTGGTCAAGCGTGTGCAAGTGACCGGATCGACGCTGCGCACGCGCGACGATCAATTCAAGGCGGAACTGCTCAGCGATCTGGGTCAGCAAGTGTGGCCACTGTTCACTGAAGGGCGGCTCAAGCCACAACTGGCCAAGGCCTTCCCGATCAAGGACGCCGAAGCGGCGTTTGCCGAACTTGCCAGCAATCAAGTGTCGGGCAAGCTGGTGCTGGTGATCGACGAGAGCCTGGCGTAA
- a CDS encoding mechanosensitive ion channel family protein gives MPAFFRVLALFLALFTLVPAYAAGLPSMLGGSKAQPEATEPLGQSLDEVIKTLENDQQRTKLLADLKKLRDSTKQAQPNAEQGVLGLIGTTFAELEKQFSGDASPLTRWSRELELAQIEFDARLVPLHEWPPILFGFAAIIALWSLLAYALNWVSHQVRLRFGLSEELPQHPRTWDLVRFALRKLGPWLVALVITVYLSFVLPSSLGKSMAMVLAYALVIGTCFSAICVIAFSLLDGPHRHRALHILRHQAFRPLWLIGSFAAFGEAMNDPRMAGTLGDHLAHTLATLANVLAGLSTGLFILRFRRPIAHLIRNQPLSRRLTRRALSDTIEILGTFWYLPALVLVAISLIATFISAGDTSTALRQSLMCTVLLILCMVINGLVRRHGLKPQRANRRQAVYSERLRNFGYTLVHMGIWLVFIELGLRVWGFSLIAFTEGEGHEVAVRLLGLAGTLIAAWLVWILADTAVHHALTRSRKGLANTRAQTMMPLIRNVLFVAIFIIAVIVALANMGMNVTPLLAGAGVIGLAIGFGAQSLVADLITGLFIIIEDSLAIDDYVDVGGHLGTVEGLTIRTVRLRDIDGIVHTIPFSEIKSIKNYSREFGYAIFRVAIPHSMNIDQAISLIRDVGQKMRNDPLMRRNIWSPLELQGVESFESGSAILRARFKTAPIKQWEVSRAFNLALKRQLDEAGLDLATPRLSVQVITSDASTPFNDGDSKS, from the coding sequence GTGCCTGCCTTTTTCCGCGTATTAGCTTTATTCCTGGCGTTATTCACCTTAGTCCCAGCCTATGCTGCCGGCCTGCCGAGCATGCTCGGTGGCAGCAAGGCCCAGCCAGAGGCAACCGAGCCGCTGGGCCAGTCCCTGGATGAGGTGATCAAGACCCTGGAAAACGACCAGCAGCGCACCAAGCTGCTGGCCGATTTGAAGAAGCTGCGCGACAGCACCAAACAAGCCCAACCCAATGCCGAGCAAGGGGTGCTGGGCCTGATCGGCACCACTTTCGCCGAGCTGGAAAAACAGTTCAGTGGCGATGCCAGTCCGCTCACGCGCTGGAGCCGGGAACTTGAACTGGCACAAATCGAATTCGACGCACGCCTGGTGCCCCTGCACGAATGGCCGCCGATTCTGTTCGGCTTTGCAGCCATCATTGCCCTCTGGAGCTTGCTGGCCTACGCCCTCAACTGGGTCAGCCATCAGGTACGCCTGCGCTTTGGCCTGAGCGAGGAACTGCCGCAGCATCCTCGCACTTGGGACCTGGTGCGCTTTGCCTTGCGCAAGCTCGGACCGTGGCTGGTGGCCTTGGTCATCACCGTGTACCTGAGCTTCGTTCTGCCCTCATCGCTGGGCAAGTCGATGGCGATGGTACTGGCCTACGCCCTGGTGATCGGCACCTGCTTCTCGGCCATCTGTGTCATCGCCTTTTCCCTGCTCGATGGTCCGCACCGCCATCGCGCCTTGCATATCCTCCGTCACCAGGCCTTTCGCCCCCTGTGGCTGATCGGCAGCTTCGCCGCCTTTGGCGAGGCGATGAATGACCCACGCATGGCCGGTACCCTGGGCGATCATCTGGCCCATACCCTGGCCACCCTGGCCAATGTGCTCGCCGGGCTATCCACCGGGTTGTTCATCCTGCGTTTTCGTCGACCCATCGCCCACCTCATTCGCAACCAACCGCTGTCCCGGCGCCTTACCCGCCGCGCCTTGAGCGACACCATCGAAATTCTCGGCACCTTCTGGTATCTGCCTGCCCTGGTGCTGGTAGCGATCTCACTGATTGCCACCTTTATCTCTGCCGGGGACACCAGTACAGCCTTGCGTCAGTCGTTGATGTGCACAGTGCTGCTGATCCTGTGCATGGTCATCAATGGCCTGGTACGCCGCCACGGCCTCAAGCCGCAACGTGCCAATCGCCGCCAGGCGGTGTACAGCGAACGCTTGCGCAACTTCGGCTACACCTTGGTGCACATGGGTATCTGGCTGGTGTTCATCGAGCTGGGGCTGCGCGTCTGGGGTTTCTCCCTGATCGCGTTCACTGAAGGCGAAGGCCACGAAGTGGCAGTTCGGCTACTGGGTCTGGCCGGTACCCTGATCGCCGCCTGGCTGGTCTGGATTCTCGCCGACACCGCCGTTCACCATGCCCTGACCCGCTCGCGCAAAGGCCTGGCCAATACCCGCGCGCAAACCATGATGCCGCTGATCCGCAACGTGTTGTTCGTGGCCATTTTCATCATTGCGGTGATCGTTGCCCTGGCCAACATGGGCATGAACGTCACACCACTGCTGGCCGGTGCCGGTGTCATCGGCCTGGCCATCGGCTTCGGTGCCCAGTCGTTGGTCGCCGACCTCATTACCGGTTTGTTCATCATTATCGAGGACTCCCTGGCCATCGATGACTACGTCGATGTCGGCGGTCACCTGGGCACGGTCGAGGGCCTGACTATTCGCACGGTGCGCCTGCGCGACATCGACGGGATCGTCCATACCATCCCGTTCAGTGAAATCAAGAGCATCAAGAACTACTCCCGCGAGTTCGGCTACGCGATTTTTCGCGTGGCCATCCCGCACAGCATGAACATCGACCAGGCCATTAGCCTGATTCGCGACGTCGGCCAGAAGATGCGCAACGATCCGTTGATGCGTCGCAATATCTGGTCACCGCTGGAGCTGCAAGGGGTCGAGAGCTTCGAGTCGGGCTCGGCCATTCTGCGCGCACGCTTCAAAACCGCGCCGATCAAACAATGGGAAGTTTCACGGGCGTTCAACCTGGCGCTCAAGCGCCAACTCGACGAAGCAGGCCTGGACCTGGCCACGCCGCGCCTGAGCGTACAGGTGATCACCAGCGATGCCAGCACGCCATTCAACGATGGCGATAGCAAGTCTTAA
- the phnR gene encoding phosphonate utilization transcriptional regulator PhnR, with protein MTPLPPRAVTAICHALQEQIEHGLLSPGCKLPAERKLSEVFDTTRITLREALVQLEARGLIYREERRGWFVAPERLTYDLIQRSHFHAMVREQGREAHTQLLSARLLPAAAMVCARLQLAPLSSVIQICRLRRIDDRAVLYAEHYLNPEYFPGILDHDLSQSLTELYARHYGIAYGRVAFEILPTALPSAAATALKVSVGNPGLHITRVNSDQHGRLIDCDLEYWRHDAIRIKAEAG; from the coding sequence ATGACGCCACTGCCGCCCCGTGCAGTAACAGCCATCTGTCATGCCCTGCAGGAGCAGATCGAGCATGGTCTGCTGTCGCCCGGCTGCAAACTGCCGGCCGAGCGCAAGCTCAGTGAAGTGTTCGACACCACGCGCATTACCCTGCGCGAGGCGCTGGTGCAGTTGGAGGCACGCGGGTTGATTTATCGGGAGGAAAGGCGTGGCTGGTTCGTTGCACCTGAACGACTGACGTATGACCTGATCCAGCGCAGCCACTTCCATGCCATGGTCCGCGAGCAGGGCCGCGAAGCGCACACACAATTGTTGTCGGCGCGCTTGCTGCCTGCAGCCGCGATGGTCTGCGCGCGTCTGCAACTGGCGCCGCTGTCCAGTGTTATCCAGATTTGTCGGCTACGGCGAATCGACGATCGTGCCGTGCTGTATGCCGAGCACTACCTTAACCCGGAGTACTTTCCGGGCATTCTCGATCACGACCTCAGCCAGTCGTTGACCGAACTTTATGCCCGTCACTACGGTATCGCGTATGGGCGGGTGGCGTTCGAGATCCTGCCGACGGCCTTGCCCTCGGCGGCAGCCACTGCGCTTAAGGTGTCGGTGGGTAACCCCGGGCTGCACATTACCCGGGTCAACAGTGATCAGCACGGCAGGCTGATCGACTGTGACCTGGAGTATTGGCGCCACGATGCCATTCGCATCAAGGCCGAAGCCGGTTAA
- a CDS encoding ABC transporter permease subunit has translation MKRGRWLAMLFLLPFALFFIIFQIAPLAWVAIHSLQAESGWGLANFSKIFDSRFYRQAIQHSLEISFWSSVFGIVIAVLGSYSLRKVDSRLRDFVNAFANMTSNFSGVPLAFAFIILLGFNGALTLLLKQAGIIEDFNLYSKTGLIILYTYFQIPLGVLLLYPAFDALREDWRESAQLLGASTWQYWRHIGLPVLTPALLGTFVILLANALGAYATVYALTTGNFNVLPIRIAALVAGDISLDPNLASALAMILVGLMTLVTIVHQWLLKRSYHVAR, from the coding sequence ATCAAACGCGGCCGATGGCTGGCGATGCTTTTCCTCCTGCCTTTTGCGCTGTTCTTCATCATTTTCCAAATCGCCCCCTTGGCCTGGGTCGCGATTCACAGCCTGCAGGCAGAGAGTGGCTGGGGCCTGGCCAATTTCAGCAAGATCTTCGACTCGCGCTTCTACCGCCAGGCCATCCAGCACAGCCTGGAGATCAGCTTCTGGTCGAGCGTATTCGGCATTGTCATTGCCGTTCTCGGTAGTTATTCCTTGCGCAAGGTCGATTCACGCCTGCGCGATTTCGTCAACGCATTCGCCAATATGACCAGCAACTTTTCCGGGGTGCCGCTGGCCTTCGCCTTCATCATTCTGCTGGGTTTCAACGGCGCGCTGACCTTGCTGCTGAAGCAGGCCGGCATCATCGAAGACTTCAACCTCTATTCGAAAACCGGGCTGATCATTCTCTACACCTACTTCCAGATCCCGTTGGGTGTATTGCTGCTTTACCCTGCCTTTGATGCGCTGCGCGAAGACTGGCGAGAGTCGGCGCAACTGCTCGGTGCCAGCACCTGGCAATACTGGCGGCATATCGGCTTGCCGGTGCTGACGCCCGCGCTGCTGGGCACCTTTGTGATCCTTCTGGCCAATGCCCTGGGTGCCTATGCCACGGTCTATGCCTTGACCACCGGCAACTTCAACGTATTGCCGATTCGCATCGCCGCGCTGGTGGCCGGCGACATCTCACTGGATCCGAATCTGGCCAGCGCCCTGGCGATGATCCTGGTCGGGTTGATGACCTTGGTGACCATTGTCCATCAATGGCTGCTGAAGAGGAGCTACCATGTCGCGCGCTGA
- a CDS encoding ABC transporter substrate-binding protein, whose protein sequence is MKQLFLASLLGSTIALCTTAMAAGTDLKALEDAARKEGAVNSVGMPDAWANWKGTWEDLAKKYGLKHMDTDMSSAQEVAKFDAEKDNASADIGDVGAAFGPIAVAKGVTQPYKPSTWEQIPDWAKDKDGHWALAYTGSIAFIINKQLVKAEDMPKTWHDLEKGKYKVAIGDVSTAAQAANGVLAAAIAYKGDEKNIEPGLQLFTKLAQQKRLSLANPTIQTLEKGEIEVGVVWDFNGLSYRQQIDPTRFEVLIPSDGSVISGYTTIINKYAKHPNAAKLTREYIFSDAGQINLAQGHARPIRAEHLKLPAEVQAKLLPNEQYKSVQPIKDAAAWEATSKKLPQMWQEQVIIEME, encoded by the coding sequence ATGAAACAGCTTTTTCTGGCCTCACTGCTCGGCTCGACCATCGCCCTGTGTACCACGGCCATGGCCGCCGGGACCGACCTCAAGGCCCTCGAGGACGCCGCCCGCAAGGAAGGCGCCGTCAATAGCGTGGGCATGCCCGACGCCTGGGCCAACTGGAAAGGTACCTGGGAGGACCTGGCGAAAAAGTACGGCCTCAAGCACATGGACACCGACATGAGTTCGGCTCAGGAAGTGGCCAAGTTCGATGCGGAAAAAGACAATGCCAGCGCAGACATTGGTGATGTCGGGGCCGCGTTCGGGCCGATAGCGGTGGCCAAGGGCGTGACCCAGCCGTACAAGCCCAGCACCTGGGAACAGATCCCGGACTGGGCCAAGGATAAAGATGGCCATTGGGCCCTGGCCTATACCGGCTCCATTGCCTTCATTATCAACAAGCAACTGGTCAAAGCCGAAGACATGCCCAAAACCTGGCATGACCTGGAAAAAGGCAAATACAAAGTCGCCATCGGTGACGTGAGCACCGCGGCCCAGGCGGCCAACGGGGTACTGGCCGCTGCCATCGCCTACAAGGGTGATGAGAAGAACATCGAGCCAGGCTTGCAGTTGTTCACCAAGCTGGCCCAGCAGAAGCGCTTGTCGCTGGCCAACCCGACCATCCAGACCCTGGAGAAGGGTGAGATCGAAGTCGGCGTGGTCTGGGACTTCAACGGCCTGAGCTATCGCCAGCAGATCGACCCGACACGTTTCGAGGTGCTGATTCCGTCTGATGGCTCGGTGATTTCCGGCTATACCACCATCATCAACAAATACGCCAAGCATCCGAACGCCGCCAAGCTGACCCGTGAGTACATCTTCAGCGATGCCGGACAGATCAACCTGGCGCAAGGCCACGCCCGGCCAATCCGCGCCGAGCATCTGAAGCTACCCGCTGAGGTCCAGGCCAAACTGCTGCCGAACGAGCAGTACAAGTCTGTGCAGCCAATCAAGGACGCTGCTGCTTGGGAAGCGACCTCCAAGAAGCTGCCGCAGATGTGGCAGGAGCAAGTGATTATCGAGATGGAGTGA
- a CDS encoding ABC transporter permease, translated as MSRAEPGTHPLYHRLMVYLLFIILLLPLAGTLLYSLATSWSASLLPSGLTFEWYLALWSDPRFLAAFGQSLLVCVGALVLSVLLILPLLFVVHYHFPRLDALMNILILLPFAVPPVVSSVGLLQLYGSGPMAMVGTPWILIGCYFTVALPFMYRAITNNLQAINLRDLMDAAQLLGASTFQAAFLVVLPNLRKGLLVALLLSFSFLFGEFVFANLLVGTRYETLQVYLNNMRNSSGHFNSALVISYFLFVLVLTWIANHLNKDKS; from the coding sequence ATGTCGCGCGCTGAACCGGGCACCCACCCGCTCTACCATCGCCTGATGGTCTACCTGCTGTTCATCATTCTCCTGCTACCGCTGGCCGGCACCCTGCTCTACTCGCTGGCCACCAGTTGGTCGGCGAGCCTGTTGCCCAGCGGTCTTACCTTCGAGTGGTACCTGGCGCTGTGGAGCGACCCGCGGTTTCTTGCGGCCTTCGGGCAATCGTTGCTGGTCTGCGTCGGGGCGCTGGTGTTGTCGGTGCTGCTGATCCTGCCGCTGCTGTTCGTGGTGCACTACCACTTTCCGCGCCTTGATGCGCTGATGAACATCCTTATCCTGCTGCCCTTCGCCGTGCCACCGGTCGTGTCTTCAGTAGGTTTGTTGCAGCTGTACGGTTCAGGGCCCATGGCCATGGTCGGTACGCCGTGGATTCTGATCGGCTGTTATTTCACCGTGGCCTTGCCGTTCATGTATCGGGCAATTACCAACAACCTGCAGGCCATCAATCTGCGCGACTTGATGGACGCCGCCCAACTGCTGGGAGCAAGCACGTTCCAGGCTGCGTTCCTGGTGGTGTTGCCAAACCTGCGCAAGGGTCTGCTGGTGGCCTTGCTGTTGTCGTTCTCGTTCCTGTTTGGCGAGTTCGTCTTTGCCAACTTGTTGGTGGGCACCCGTTACGAAACCCTGCAGGTGTACCTGAACAACATGCGTAACAGCAGTGGTCACTTCAACAGTGCCCTGGTGATTTCCTATTTCCTCTTCGTGCTGGTGCTGACCTGGATCGCCAACCACCTGAACAAGGACAAGTCCTGA
- a CDS encoding ABC transporter ATP-binding protein, producing the protein MSFVSVQNLQKSYGGNPVFNDINCQIQRGEFVTLLGPSGCGKSTLLRCIAGLTAVDSGKILLDGNDLVPVSPQKRGIGMVFQSYALFPNMTVEQNVAFGLRMQKVNADETRTRVREALQLVELQDFASRYPHQLSGGQCQRVALARSLVTRPRLLLLDEPLSALDARIRKHLREQIRQIQRELGLTTIFVTHDQEEALILSDRIFLMNQGRIVQSGDAETLYTAPVDVFAAGFIGNYNLLDAQSASRLLQRPVDSRLAIRPEAIALSLSGELEGLVRGHSLLGNVIRYRVEARGVELMVDVLNRSSADLHPDGQRVSLLIDPTALREVA; encoded by the coding sequence ATGAGCTTTGTCAGCGTACAGAATCTGCAAAAAAGTTATGGTGGCAACCCGGTGTTCAACGACATCAACTGCCAGATCCAACGCGGTGAATTCGTCACCCTGCTCGGCCCCTCCGGCTGTGGTAAATCCACCCTGCTGCGTTGCATTGCCGGGCTGACAGCGGTCGACAGCGGCAAAATCCTCCTCGACGGCAATGATCTGGTACCCGTGAGCCCACAAAAACGTGGAATCGGCATGGTGTTCCAGAGCTATGCCCTGTTTCCTAATATGACCGTGGAGCAAAACGTCGCCTTCGGCCTGCGCATGCAAAAGGTCAATGCCGATGAAACCCGCACGCGGGTGCGTGAGGCGTTGCAATTGGTAGAGCTGCAGGACTTCGCCAGCCGCTATCCACATCAGTTGTCCGGCGGTCAATGCCAGCGCGTCGCCCTCGCCCGCTCACTGGTCACCCGCCCGCGCCTGCTGTTGCTCGACGAGCCCCTGTCGGCTTTGGATGCGCGAATTCGCAAGCATCTGCGCGAGCAGATACGCCAGATCCAGCGCGAGCTGGGCCTGACGACAATCTTCGTCACCCATGACCAGGAAGAAGCGCTGATTCTTTCGGACCGTATCTTTCTGATGAATCAGGGCCGTATCGTTCAGAGCGGCGATGCCGAAACTCTCTACACCGCGCCCGTGGATGTGTTCGCGGCCGGCTTTATCGGTAACTACAACCTGTTGGACGCGCAGAGCGCCAGCCGCTTGCTGCAACGCCCCGTGGACAGCCGCCTGGCGATCCGCCCGGAAGCTATCGCCCTGAGCCTTAGCGGTGAGCTGGAAGGCCTGGTACGCGGCCACAGCCTGCTTGGCAATGTGATCCGCTACCGCGTGGAGGCCCGCGGAGTAGAATTGATGGTCGATGTGCTCAACCGCTCGTCCGCCGATCTGCACCCCGACGGCCAGCGGGTATCCTTGTTGATCGATCCCACCGCCCTGCGCGAAGTCGCGTGA
- a CDS encoding HAD family phosphatase: MALAIFDLDETLIHGDCASLWSEQMARLGWVDGESFLRRDKELMDAYGKGHLAMEDYMAFSLEPLIGRTPEEVDHLVGPWVEDFIEPIIFSDATRTIAEHRKAGDRILVISASGTHLVGPIAARLGIDEYLGINLSVQNGVYTGSTSGVLTYREGKITRLLEWLDQEEENLEGASFYSDSRNDLPLLVKVDYPHVVNPDPVLREHAETNNWPIHAWT; this comes from the coding sequence ATGGCACTAGCGATTTTCGATCTGGATGAAACCCTGATCCACGGCGACTGCGCCTCGTTGTGGAGCGAACAGATGGCCCGCCTTGGCTGGGTCGATGGCGAATCCTTCCTGCGCCGCGACAAGGAACTGATGGACGCCTACGGCAAGGGACACCTGGCCATGGAAGACTACATGGCGTTCAGCCTCGAGCCCTTGATCGGGCGTACCCCGGAAGAAGTCGATCACCTGGTGGGACCCTGGGTTGAAGACTTTATCGAGCCGATCATCTTCAGCGACGCCACCCGAACCATCGCCGAACATCGCAAGGCCGGTGACCGCATCCTGGTGATCTCGGCCTCGGGCACCCATTTGGTGGGGCCGATTGCCGCGCGCCTGGGCATTGATGAGTACCTGGGGATCAATCTGAGCGTGCAAAACGGGGTGTATACCGGCAGCACCAGCGGTGTTCTGACCTACCGTGAAGGCAAGATCACTCGTTTGCTGGAATGGCTGGATCAGGAAGAGGAAAACCTTGAAGGCGCGAGCTTCTACTCGGACTCGCGCAATGACCTGCCACTGCTGGTGAAGGTCGATTACCCGCATGTGGTCAACCCGGACCCGGTGCTGCGCGAGCATGCCGAAACCAACAATTGGCCGATTCACGCCTGGACTTGA